A genomic stretch from Pseudomonas sp. MUP55 includes:
- a CDS encoding LLM class flavin-dependent oxidoreductase: MSRQLKLGAFLMATGHHVAAWRHPDVPANAGLDFAHYKHLAQVAQAAKFDTLFVADSIAAATGEVASQMARSDHFEPLTLLSALSAVTEHIGLIATATTSYNEPYHVARKFASLDHLSGGRAGWNLVTSDNAAEALNFGREEHLGHEERYSRAREFHQVVTGLWDSWDDDAFVRDKASGRYYDPEKRHVLDHVGEHFRVKGPLNVARSPQGQPVIVQAGSSETGRELAAQTAEVVFTAQTSLANAQAFYSDLKGRLGRYGRAADSLLIMPGVFVVVGQTEAEAQAKFEAFQNLVEPQVGVALLGRMLGNFDLSGYPLDGPLPELPLTDSGQRSRQQLLSALAQREHLTLAQLGRRIAGGRGHYSLIGTPVKIADEMQHWFEHGAADGFNILVPHLPGGLEDVARWVVPELQRRGVFRREYSGSTLRENLGLVRPGNRFVGVGLERLV, encoded by the coding sequence ATGAGCCGCCAACTGAAACTCGGCGCCTTTCTGATGGCCACCGGGCACCACGTGGCCGCATGGCGCCACCCGGATGTGCCGGCCAATGCCGGGCTGGATTTCGCCCACTACAAGCACCTGGCGCAGGTAGCGCAAGCGGCAAAGTTCGACACGCTGTTCGTCGCCGACAGCATCGCCGCCGCCACCGGAGAGGTCGCCAGCCAGATGGCACGCTCGGATCATTTCGAACCTTTGACCCTGCTCTCGGCCCTCAGCGCCGTGACCGAGCATATCGGCCTGATCGCGACCGCCACCACCAGCTACAACGAGCCCTACCACGTGGCGCGCAAATTCGCCTCGCTGGACCACCTCTCCGGCGGGCGCGCAGGTTGGAACCTGGTGACCTCGGACAACGCCGCCGAGGCGCTGAATTTCGGCCGCGAAGAGCACCTGGGTCATGAAGAACGCTACAGCCGCGCGCGGGAGTTTCACCAGGTCGTGACCGGGCTGTGGGACAGCTGGGACGACGACGCCTTCGTGCGCGACAAAGCCAGCGGCCGCTACTACGACCCCGAAAAGCGTCACGTGCTCGACCACGTCGGCGAACACTTCCGGGTCAAAGGCCCGCTGAACGTGGCGCGCTCCCCCCAGGGCCAACCCGTCATCGTACAGGCCGGCTCCTCGGAAACCGGCCGAGAACTGGCCGCGCAAACCGCCGAAGTGGTGTTTACCGCACAAACCTCATTGGCCAACGCCCAAGCGTTTTACAGCGACCTCAAGGGACGCCTGGGCCGCTACGGACGCGCGGCGGACTCACTGCTGATCATGCCCGGCGTGTTTGTCGTGGTCGGGCAGACCGAGGCCGAGGCACAGGCCAAGTTCGAGGCCTTCCAAAACCTGGTGGAACCACAGGTGGGCGTCGCCCTGCTGGGACGCATGCTGGGTAATTTCGACCTGTCCGGCTACCCACTCGATGGGCCGCTACCGGAACTGCCGCTGACCGACAGCGGGCAACGCAGCCGTCAGCAACTGCTGAGCGCATTGGCCCAGCGCGAACACCTGACACTGGCACAACTGGGGCGGCGGATTGCGGGCGGACGCGGTCATTACAGCCTGATCGGCACACCGGTTAAGATCGCGGATGAGATGCAGCATTGGTTCGAACACGGTGCGGCGGATGGTTTCAACATCCTGGTGCCGCACCTGCCAGGCGGGCTGGAGGATGTGGCTCGGTGGGTGGTGCCTGAGCTGCAACGGCGTGGGGTGTTTCGACGGGAATACAGTGGCAGTACTTTGCGGGAGAATCTGGGGTTGGTTCGGCCGGGGAATCGGTTTGTGGGGGTGGGTTTGGAGAGGCTCGTTTAA
- a CDS encoding MerR family transcriptional regulator gives MLEPSHNDELPVIPGKRYFTIGEVSELCAVKPHVLRYWEQEFPQLNPVKRTGNRRYYQRQDVLMIRQIRALLYDQGFTISGARQRMSGDEAKDDTTQYKQLIRQMISELEDVLVVLKK, from the coding sequence ATGCTGGAACCAAGTCATAACGACGAACTACCCGTCATCCCGGGCAAACGCTACTTCACCATCGGTGAAGTCAGCGAGCTGTGTGCGGTAAAACCGCACGTGCTGCGCTACTGGGAGCAGGAGTTTCCTCAACTCAACCCCGTCAAACGTACTGGGAACCGTCGGTATTATCAGCGCCAGGACGTGCTGATGATCCGACAGATCCGCGCATTGCTGTACGACCAGGGGTTCACCATCAGCGGCGCGCGCCAGCGCATGTCCGGTGATGAAGCCAAAGACGACACCACCCAATACAAGCAACTGATCCGCCAGATGATCTCCGAACTCGAAGATGTGCTGGTGGTATTGAAGAAGTGA
- the ihfA gene encoding integration host factor subunit alpha, giving the protein MGALTKAEMAERLYEELGLNKREAKELVELFFEEIRHALEDNEQVKLSGFGNFDLRDKRQRPGRNPKTGEEIPITARRVVTFRPGQKLKARVEAYAGTKS; this is encoded by the coding sequence ATGGGGGCTTTGACGAAAGCTGAGATGGCGGAACGTCTGTACGAAGAGCTGGGTCTGAACAAGCGCGAGGCCAAGGAATTGGTCGAGCTGTTTTTTGAAGAGATCCGGCACGCTTTGGAAGACAACGAACAGGTCAAATTGTCCGGTTTCGGCAATTTTGACCTGCGGGACAAACGCCAGCGGCCTGGCCGCAATCCAAAAACGGGAGAAGAAATCCCGATCACGGCTCGCCGTGTGGTCACCTTTCGTCCAGGGCAGAAGTTGAAGGCCCGAGTTGAGGCTTATGCTGGAACCAAGTCATAA